CTAATACTTCCTGTGAGTGAGGAAAGAGTTATGGCGAACGGACTATTGATCTAATAgtccttcttggtttgaaccggtTAACTATGACAAGTTAGGCTGGTTTACGTGGTCATTTGTCGGCTAGGTCACAAGGCATGGTTTCccttgtcactcaaaaaaaacatggaccttcttggtttgaactggTCAGTTACGACAACTTAGGCTTGTTTACCTGGTAGTTATTTGTTGGCTAGGTCACAAAGGCGGGGTTTCCctagtcactcaaaaaaaacaTGGCTTTGAGAATCTTCTAACTGGTTCAGGTCACAACTACCTTTGAGACATACTTATACAATGGACTATAGTGTTTAATGTAGTACTTGATTACTTGTCCTTGCGTTTGAGCAATTGGATATGAGTGAGATATCATTAGTGGATGCAATAAAAGCGGATAAAAGTCTCTCCATTATTTTATCAGATTATTCTTTTCAAGCATGTATGTTACTATTTTGCTATTATGGTGTTTCCTTTGTACTCTGATTCCATGTTTCATAATGATGTAGTAGGAATCTTGTCCGCTAATTCAAAGTCAGTTGCTTGATCTTAGTAGTTAAAACATTCATGTGTGACAGTCTCCTGTTGTGTTTATggttttttgtaattttaagaGGTGCATTTGTAGGCTAGGAAGGCGTTAAGGGCACTCAAGGGACTGGTAAAACTTCAAgcactcgtgagaggccgcatAGTCAGGAAACAAAGTGCAGATATGCTCAGGCGCATGCAGGCAATGGCTCGAATTCAAGCCCGGGCCTGCGCGAGTCGAGCTTTAGTTTCTGACTGTTCTCACTCTAGTGACGAGGCCTCACAAACTCATCGCCCTGTGAGTATGATGCGCCCTTCACAATGGCTCGAATACATTCGATTGCAGTTATGTATTGATTAGTAAATATCTTCTACCACCAATTATCTGCAGGGCATTGCATCTCGCGACAAACATGACCTGCAACAACGTTCCTACAGTTCTACTCATCGGGGGTCAAATTTGAAGGTATTCACTCACTTTAAATTCAAAccaatttgttttttctttattgtgaccaaaaaaaaaaacaattttctatTTTGGGTCTCTGTAGATTCCGAGAACTAGGTTGTTGGTTCTGTCTCTGTAGattcctatttctttattatcAAACAAATTCCTCTGTTCTGTTATACAGAGTTGTTATTCCAAATCGAATATGAATGAGAATGTAAGCATGGGAAGGAAGGATTTATGCTCAAAATGGTTAGATCGTTGGATGGAAGAACATGCATGGAACAATTACGAGAATTCTGACCTCAAGGACGGGGGAGCTGATGATGAGAAGAGTGACAAGATACTCGAGATTGATACTTGGAAGCCTCGCCAGAATTCACAGTATTTTTCGGCATGGAATGACAGTGGGCAGGGAAATAGAACCAACAACAACTCTATGCCAAGCCATTCTAATATGAAGAAGCCAAGCCCTAGCCTTTCTTCTGCAGAAGTCTCCTCGTCTCTAAGGTCGATAATATTCCCTCAAGACCCCGAAAAGCCAGCTGCTGCATGGACACTCGAGCACAGCCCGGGTTTCCATTCTTTACTGTCTAGACCTGGGAGCAGCAGCGGAAGCCAAAGAGGAGGCCCCTTCGTCCCTAGCACGAGTACCACGTTCTGTGGCTACCCGAGCTACCCAAACTTCATGGCTTACACAGAGTCATCCTTGGCCAAAGCACGGTCCCAGAGTGCACCGAGGCAAAGAATGCAGCTGAAGCTCGCAAATGTTCTTCATGACACAGACACAATCTCAGAAAAGGGATGGAGCTCTCGCCCTAGCCTCAGCAGCAAGGCTTATCCGGGATCCAGTCGCCTAGGTTGAGACACGACAATCAGTGTCTTGTGAGGATTTAGCTCGAAATGTTTTTTGTTGCCAGCCATGTTTCATGTAAATGTTTGATGACTTGTACCAAGATCCTGGGAATAATATATCACTCCCCAAAGTGTATTAGCAACACTCCAAGTATACCTTAATCTACTCAAAACAGTTCTGTGTACTACTGAAACAAAAGCAAAGCTAAAAGAAACAGTGCAAAAATTTTCTGCTGTTGTGCTTGAAAAAGACAGTAAAATCACACTGAACATAAATTCTCAGAGTTGTAAACACAAGTGCAAAAGCAGTGTATATATGGGAAGAATCAACTCTACAAACTATATAGGATCTACAACTAATGAAGAAGTAATCAAGTTTCATCACACTTCCATTTACTAGTCGGCACACAGCTCAGGTAGCGGCACCAATGGCAACGATGATACCCATTCTCCCCGCGGAACAGCATAACCAAACCTACTGAAAACCTGCAAATCGTTGTTTCAAGAACAGGTTAGACCGTGTAAGCTAAACCTAAAAGACTAAAAGCCACCAACAATTACAGCCAAGAAACTTGTGTGAAGTTACCCTGCTATCAGTAAAACCAGAGATGCAAACCACAGCGCATATTGATAAGGCTTGTACTTGGATTTGACACGAATCTCAGCTGGAAGATTCCTACGTTCTATCCACCCTAACTGAGGCCGGGGCAGCAAGACAAAGCCAAGGAGGAAACCTGTCAAGAATCCACCGATGTGGGCAAAATTGTCAACGTGTGGCAGGATTCCGACTGCAAGATTGAAGATCACGATCACCAGAAGTGTGAGTAAAGCAGCAACCTATCAACAGCAGAAGTGAAAGTTAGGAGAGTGCAAGAGGATGATTAGACAGACATTAAAAGAAATGTATCTCGCCCACCTTGTTGGTATAAATTGACCAATTAGTAAGAAGCTCAGAAAGCATTGCTCCAAGAAGCCCAAAAAGAGCCCCCGAAGCACCAACAGATGTACTCCTCTGTATGAACAACGAAGAAAGCACACTCCCCCCAAATCCTGACAAGAAGTAGATAATTCCAATCCGAACTGCCATACAATAACAAAATGATCAAAACAACGAAAGTTCAACCTAGAGGAAAAAGGAATTCCAACGAGAGCTTGAATGTTGTCAAGAGCGGCATACCAAAGCCACATTGCTGCTCAAGACGAATGCCAATAATCACAAGACTCAGCATATTTACAACCAGGTGAATAACCCCAGCATGTAACCAGATACATGATATAAGCCTCCATCCTTGATGATGATGCACAACCTTGTCCCACTCAAGACCACCCATCTTCCTTAATCTTCATCAAGAACAAAATGGCAATTGTAAGTAATACAATCCCCCCTTAGCTTTCAAAAAGAGAACAAATTTTGCATAATCCTGAACTGGCCATGCCATCACTCTTGAAGGCAGAATGGAGCACAGTAAGACGCTTGATCAATACCTATTAGTTTTACATATTTACTAgcaaaaattacaactttgaaCATGGAATCCTGTAAAAACTTACAGGCTGTTCTCATCCACTCATATGCTTTCTTACATAACCGGCATTTCAGTCACTCTatcacttattccctttcaattcatGTAATCCTATTCATGCATACCATACAgtgtaatttgaattcttactttattcacaccttattcttttcccacctaattacaattatttcccCCTAATTCATTCCTTCCCACCAAAGGCAGCCTTAGATTTTTATTCCTGTTGATATACGTGGGAGCTAAGTAGTAGAAATTCCACTTCACTCACAGTGAAAtttagcctaagaaactaccCAAACAACTCATTTAGTGAAGGAAAACTTAATTGGCAACACAAAGTCTCCACCTTTTCAATGAGAAACATGCGATCAGGCACAACCCACCAATATAAACAGAccaagaaacaaacaaacaaaaagaaaaaaaaaaagaagaagcatacTTTAACTACATAAATAGAGATGGCAATTATGATATTGAGAGAAAAGGAGAGAGGGGCGATGAAGAAGAGTGTACTGACGTGGAAGCAGAAGGCCCAAAGAGAGGATTCTCATGGAGGGGCTGGAAAGCGAACCGTCCGAGAAAACTAGCCACACAGCCGTTTGTATGCTTAGGACAATCGTTAACGTACAAGGTAACAACGAAGAGCGCAATATTGGCCACGACGAACACAGGGATGAGCCACGAAATCCAATGGCTATCCCCATCATCCTCGTCGATCGCCGCCGCGTAATTCCCtcccctcttcttcttcttcttctcccccGCGCTCTCAATATCAATATCGCCCCTCCGCATCGCCGGAATATCTCTCTAGATTCTCGTTCTCGGTGGTGTCTCTCTGAGCGAGACTCGCATCATGGCTGACGGGTTTAATCATTAACgggaaggagagagagagagaggggagttGGGGTCTTGTTGATCGTGAGGGGGGTGGTGGTGGCCCACGATGGGGTTCCGATTCCCTGCGACTCGAGATTGCGTACGACCGGTTGACTGCTTCGATATTTTGGTTTGACTGTGACGTGGCGGATGCTCACTGGTCTCGCCACCAGTTACAGTACGGAGTGTCAGATATATTGGAGGTGGCGGTTTAACGCCTGTCGTTTTTGTTGCatttaatgtttttattattattattttttgggatAACTTGTTGCATTTAATTGCTATATAAACCGACAAACAAAATCGCGATCGTGAGTCAATAAATGCAAGGAATTTTAACTGGTGCTTGTATTTTCCaacgcacaaaaaaaaaagaaaaaaaaaacagaaaataatttgcaatataaattttgttgagtactactgacttcatagctactttcttaatctactgaaacacaaagagttaacagttgcctccactgaggctcgaacccactcccatcacccatcatccatgtgggagtgttaataattctaacatatataatttacattattataactcacaaaatacattatcgtacatttaaatgtttattattttaatttgtgcgCGGAACAAgcaatttattttaaacattaaaatgacgtcgttttgaaccgTGGTCTAATAATTTGTCGCAATTATGAGATTGGGCCCATTGTGGGTGGGTTACAATTGGGCTGGTTAAAATTCTATTAGCCCATGCTATAAAATTATGGATTCATCCATTGGTTTTAACTGAAAGCTAGCCCATTAGATGAGGCCCGAAAGGCTACACCAATAAGTATAGAAGcccacaaattatatatacacaaattttaCTGTAGACCGCGCataaaaacgacgtcgttttaattaatgaaaacagacggattctctgttccgcacaactgcagttccctttcaacaaaactgaagtatcagttcaacacaactgcagtttcagacggatgaaacggcgttcgacaactgcagtatcagttcaacacaattgtagtatcaTTTGAAATGAACTATAGTATCAGTCAGTTAGGGAGATTTGCGGGAGTCGTTTTTCCCACttattaaaacgacgtcgttttgtcacTTTTgtaaccatggtccacggtataacaccTGTTATATATATGGGTAAGCCACATcaataattataccatgaatccgAGTCCATGTTCTTGTattcatttacatattaaatgttaacAGAATAATTTGGCAAGCCACAAAAAGTGTCCAAGAATCTCGCTGATTTAACCCTTTGTCTGAAGAGTAGTAAAAGCTAAAGTAAATGCTCTGAAAATCAGATACGATTACGAACCCACGATTTCATCTCACCAGTATCCTCACATTCAAATTTACCTCCCTGCAAAAGTTACccataagtttttatttttacctttcatttaccaattaaaaaaaaggaaaagagagagaacATCAATGAAGAATATATTGAGTGACGTACTAAAGATATTGATGACATATGTATATCAATAGTGTTAGTACATGCAGAATACGAATTTTAgtgcataaattaaaaaaaaaaaaatttgagttgcgtatgatttaaaatattattaattcaatTGTTTTTTTGGTTATTAGGATCACTATACGATTATCTACGTATAATGCATGCTACAGAGTAACACTTGGTGAAAGTCatatatgaattttgtataattCATGTTCAATAATATGAAGagtttattatataaataattataataataataagacaatAACTTCGAAGATGACGCCTTATCTATCGTGTAGTAACGTTAGTTCCATGAGTGTTATCTAATATACATGATTACATGCTTTGATTGCCTCAATTTCATATTTGCACCAATGGGTTATGTCTCACGGATATTATTTCACATTGTTGTTTAAACTTATCattttaaagtattattatttaaaagaaaaaaagggttAAAATAAGGAGATAATTTTATCATACATGCTAATAGGATTAGTGCTTCCCCATCAATGGGGGTTTTCTTAGTTTTTGAAGCAAACAATGTAATGCAGAAGATAGATgaaataatagagaaaaataacttttagtattttatttttctctgaGAATttcataaagttttaaaaaataaaaaagaattattaactAGCGTCAACTCTGATTTTTCTTGACACATCAACTTaacatttgggagagtcactttgtgccactagatcacaataaaattattaagtCAACAAGAAAATTGAGAGAGGAATGCTAAGTTGTTTGTTTATAATGATAGCAATGAATTATTGAAGAGTGATGATTGTCAGAATGGatggcatgcatgcatgatgcGTCCTTCATTGCATAAAGCATGTACGTTAATTTcagtaatatattttatgatcTGCAAATTTTAGAGTTTAGGCCAAAAGGTGGTGTAAAACACACTTACCCATTATGCCACATTTGTCGAACATGCATTAATAACATCACATCTCTAACTGTCACCTTATTTCAATCGGTTGATCGATCACTTATCTCAATCAAACATATTGTTTTACTCATGTGTCTCAAACTAGGGTTATGCTCACATTAATAGCCTCGTGTAGGGATACTTATTCATCATTAACAATTCTCGATTATATGGGAGTGATAGTTTCAAAGTTATGACAATAATACTCCACGATCATATtagcataatatatatcatcaaGCAGTGTAATATAACTATTAGATCGACTTTCCACCTCACTTGTCTAGCCTAGTTGCTAGATCTTTACAGGTCTCCTCATTcacttaatttcttttaatttacattAACTTAATCATTCACCAAACTTTTAACTAGCTTAatactttataaaaaaaaataaaaatgtacgATTATCCAACGAGATTGAAAGGATAAAGTGGATAAGAAAAATAGTGAAGAAAAGACAAAACATTTGGTGAAATTGGTAAAATACAACTCGACTTTGCTtatgatatatcatatatgtttgATGGAGACTTGTGAAAATTacagaacatatatatatatatatgaagagaTAGCATATATGCATCCTGTGAAGAGACATCATATCGTCCCTTttacttaactttttttttttttttttaccattaaaaaaaaaaagtgcagaAGAGAACAAATCCACATCTGCTGCGAGATTCTCTGCCAAGTTAGTTTCGACTTCCCTCTAAAATCCCCACCTTACCCCGGACCCCTCCCCTCCCATCCCATCAATCTGCAATATCTCTTCTCCTCTTCAACAAGTCAAATATATTTACTCCCCGTTTTCCATATTACCCCTCCAACTCAATTCCAATTT
This portion of the Ipomoea triloba cultivar NCNSP0323 chromosome 5, ASM357664v1 genome encodes:
- the LOC116019806 gene encoding protein IQ-DOMAIN 31-like; translation: MGKVTRWFRELLGSKKPFSPSAKDKNRRKATSCSNSGAENSGGVSGEPRSSSYANDGVDCLDDANKHAIAVAAATAVVAEAALAAAQAAAEVVRLTSVGNGTAALVKRRRDWAAVKIQSEFRAYLARKALRALKGLVKLQALVRGRIVRKQSADMLRRMQAMARIQARACASRALVSDCSHSSDEASQTHRPGIASRDKHDLQQRSYSSTHRGSNLKSCYSKSNMNENVSMGRKDLCSKWLDRWMEEHAWNNYENSDLKDGGADDEKSDKILEIDTWKPRQNSQYFSAWNDSGQGNRTNNNSMPSHSNMKKPSPSLSSAEVSSSLRSIIFPQDPEKPAAAWTLEHSPGFHSLLSRPGSSSGSQRGGPFVPSTSTTFCGYPSYPNFMAYTESSLAKARSQSAPRQRMQLKLANVLHDTDTISEKGWSSRPSLSSKAYPGSSRLG
- the LOC116019808 gene encoding RHOMBOID-like protein 2 isoform X1, which produces MRRGDIDIESAGEKKKKKRGGNYAAAIDEDDGDSHWISWLIPVFVVANIALFVVTLYVNDCPKHTNGCVASFLGRFAFQPLHENPLFGPSASTLRKMGGLEWDKVVHHHQGWRLISCIWLHAGVIHLVVNMLSLVIIGIRLEQQCGFGMPLLTTFKLSLEFLFPLGFGGSVLSSLFIQRSTSVGASGALFGLLGAMLSELLTNWSIYTNKVAALLTLLVIVIFNLAVGILPHVDNFAHIGGFLTGFLLGFVLLPRPQLGWIERRNLPAEIRVKSKYKPYQYALWFASLVLLIAGFSVGLVMLFRGENGYHRCHWCRYLSCVPTSKWKCDET
- the LOC116019808 gene encoding RHOMBOID-like protein 2 isoform X3, which codes for MRRGDIDIESAGEKKKKKRGGNYAAAIDEDDGDSHWISWLIPVFVVANIALFVVTLYVNDCPKHTNGCVASFLGRFAFQPLHENPLFGPSASTLRKMGGLEWDKVVHHHQGWRLISCIWLHAGVIHLVVNMLSLVIIGIRLEQQCGFGFGGSVLSSLFIQRSTSVGASGALFGLLGAMLSELLTNWSIYTNKVAALLTLLVIVIFNLAVGILPHVDNFAHIGGFLTGFLLGFVLLPRPQLGWIERRNLPAEIRVKSKYKPYQYALWFASLVLLIAGFSVGLVMLFRGENGYHRCHWCRYLSCVPTSKWKCDET
- the LOC116019808 gene encoding RHOMBOID-like protein 2 isoform X2, which codes for MRRGDIDIESAGEKKKKKRGGNYAAAIDEDDGDSHWISWLIPVFVVANIALFVVTLYVNDCPKHTNGCVASFLGRFAFQPLHENPLFGPSASTLRKMGGLEWDKVVHHHQGWRLISCIWLHAGVIHLVVNMLSLVIIGIRLEQQCGFVRIGIIYFLSGFGGSVLSSLFIQRSTSVGASGALFGLLGAMLSELLTNWSIYTNKVAALLTLLVIVIFNLAVGILPHVDNFAHIGGFLTGFLLGFVLLPRPQLGWIERRNLPAEIRVKSKYKPYQYALWFASLVLLIAGFSVGLVMLFRGENGYHRCHWCRYLSCVPTSKWKCDET